From the Arvicola amphibius chromosome 2, mArvAmp1.2, whole genome shotgun sequence genome, one window contains:
- the LOC119808195 gene encoding 40S ribosomal protein S19-like isoform X2: MPGVTVEDVNQQEFIRAQAAFLKKSGKLKVPEWVDTVKLAKHKELAPYDENWFYTRAASTARHLYLRGGAGGLQANTSGTERSGQHCRTGGSCQQEALEQRMLG, translated from the exons ATGCCTGGAGTTACTGTAGAAGACGTTAACCAGCAGGAGTTCATCAGAGCTCAGGCAGCCTTCCTCAAAAAGTCCGGGAAGCTGAAAGTCCCAGAATGGGTGGACACAGTCAAGCTGGCCAAACATAAAGAGCTTGCCCCCTATGATGAGAACTGGTTCTACACACGAGCTGCTTCTACAGCACGGCACCTGTACCTGCGTGGTGGTGCCG GGGGGCTGCAAGCTAACACCTCAGGGACAGAGAGATCTGGACAGCATTGCCGGACAGGTGGCAGCTGCCAACAAGAAGCATTAGAACAAAGGATGCTGGGTTAA
- the LOC119808195 gene encoding 40S ribosomal protein S19-like isoform X1, whose amino-acid sequence MPGVTVEDVNQQEFIRAQAAFLKKSGKLKVPEWVDTVKLAKHKELAPYDENWFYTRAASTARHLYLRGGAGVGSMTKIYGGRQRNGVRPSHFSRGSKSVARHVLQALEGLKMVEKDQDGGCKLTPQGQRDLDSIAGQVAAANKKH is encoded by the coding sequence ATGCCTGGAGTTACTGTAGAAGACGTTAACCAGCAGGAGTTCATCAGAGCTCAGGCAGCCTTCCTCAAAAAGTCCGGGAAGCTGAAAGTCCCAGAATGGGTGGACACAGTCAAGCTGGCCAAACATAAAGAGCTTGCCCCCTATGATGAGAACTGGTTCTACACACGAGCTGCTTCTACAGCACGGCACCTGTACCTGCGTGGTGGTGCCGGGGTTGGCTCCATGACCAAGATCTATGGAGGACGGCAGAGAAACGGTGTCAGGCCCAGCCACTTCAGCAGAGGCTCCAAGAGTGTGGCCCGCCACGTTCTCCAAGCCCTGGAGGGACTTAAAATGGTGGAAAAGGACCAAGATGGGGGCTGCAAGCTAACACCTCAGGGACAGAGAGATCTGGACAGCATTGCCGGACAGGTGGCAGCTGCCAACAAGAAGCATTAG